The genomic stretch GGCAATCTTCAATGCTAGTCTTGCCTCCCTTTTATGGATTTCCTGCTCAACGCACTCCGCTTCATTGGTATTTTGTTTCTTGTCGTCATGGTGTTTAACCTGATGATTCTCGTTCACGAGCTCGGTCATTTCCTGGCGGCAAAGTGGCGGGGACTCAAGGTGGAGAAGTTTTACATCTGGTTTGGTAAGCCGATCTGGAAGAAAAAAATCAACGGAGTGGAGTATGGATTGGGGAGCATCCCGGCGGGCGGGTTTGTGATGCTGCCGCAGATGGCGCCGATGGATGCGATTGAAGGTTCAGGTGAGACCGATCGGGAGCAGTTGCCGCCGATCACCCCGCTGGACAAGATCATCGTGGCATTTGCGGGTCCTCTTTTCAGCTTCCTGCTGGCGGCGTTTTTCGCCTGTTTGGTGTGGCATTTCGGCAAGGCGGAGTATGAGGGGGAGAAAGTGACGACGATTGGCTGGGTGTTGAAGGATGGTCCTGCGGATCGGGCGGGGTTGTTGCCAGGGGATAAGATCGTGAGCATTGATGGCAGCCCTATAAAAAGTTGGCGTGGGATGGTGGACAGCGTGGTGTGGGGGATTATGGCGAGTGAGGGGGATACGATTCATTTTTTGGTGGAGCGTCCTGGTCAGGGCGAAGTGAAGGTGCCGGTGGCGGCAGAGAAGCCGAAGGCTGAGGTGGAAGTGGCTTGGTGGAAGTCGATTTTTACGCGTCCGCCATTTAGACAGGTGGGCATCAGTGCGGTGCAGAAGTTGACGGTGGGCGGGTTTATGGATGACCAGCCGAATAGCCCGGCGCAGGAGGCGGGTTTGTTGAAGGGAGATGAGATTGTGAGCGTGAATGGGGCGAAGGCCTGGAATATTGGGGGGTTGAATGAGTTGTTGAAGGCGAGCAGTGGCAAGCCGGTGCAGTTGGGTTATTTGAGGGGGGATGCAACGCTGGAGGCGACGGTGACTCCGCGTCCGCCGGATCAGCGTCCGGCTGATTGGAATCTGGATGATACGGCTTTTTTGAATCTTGGGATCATTTGGGATGTGAATGGGGAGAGGAAGCTGGCGCATCCTTTGCCGCAGGATCAGTTGTGGGATGCTTCACGGACGATTTTTCAAACGTTGAGCAAGCTTATGCCGGGTAGTGGCAGTGACATCGGCGCGAGCCATTTGAGCGGGTTTATTGGGATCGGAAATGTGTATTACCGCCTGTTCCAGAATCCGGATTTTTGGGATGCGTGGTTGAGTGTGATCTGGTTCAGCGTGGTGCTGAACATCAACCTGGCGATTCTGAACATGCTGCCGTTTCCGGTGTTGGATGGCGGTCACATTGTGATGGCCATTCTGGAGTGGATTCGTCGCAAGCCGATCAATATCCGGTTGTTGGAAGTGTTGCAGACGGCGTGTGTGCTGTTGCTGCTGGGCTTCATGGTGTTTGTGAGCTTCAAGGATACTGGCGACATCATGGGCGTGGGACGTAAGAAAGAAGCAGCGGAGTCGGCGGTGGAGCCGAAGTTTTTGCCGCCAGCGCAGCGCTCTTCGACCGGAAATCCGTAGGTTTAGTGTTCCAGCAAGCAACCCATCGCGCTTATGTCCGACCGCTCCTCTCTGCTTCAATACTGTCCGGATCTTTATCATTATGCCCGTCGTGAAACGCGCGAGGTGATGGTGGGGCATGTGGGGATTGGCGGGAAAAATCCGATCCGGGTGCAGTCGATGTTGACCAGTGACACGCGTGATGCGGAGGCATGCATTGCCCAGGCGCTGGAGCTGGCGCAGGGGGGATGCGAGATTGTGCGCATCACGGCGCAGACGCGGGTGATTGCGGCAAATCTTGAGCACATCAAGGCGGGTTTGCTGGCGCAGGGATGTGATGTGCCGCTGGTTGCGGACATTCATTTCCAGCCGTATGCGGCGATGGAAGCGGCGAAGTGGGTGGAGAAGGTGCGGGTGAATCCTGGCAACTACGTCGACAAAAAGAAATTTGCGGTGCGTGAGTATACGGATGAAGAGTATGCGGAAGAGGTGGCGGCGATTGAAGATCAGTTTGTGCCGCTGGTGAAGTTGTGTTTGGAAAAGGGACGGGCGATGCGGATCGGGACGAACCATGGATCGTTGTCGGATCGCATCATGAACCGCTATGGCGACAGTCCGCATGGCATGGTGGAGAGTGCGCTGGAGTTTGCGCGGATCGCACGGCGTGAGGGGTATCACAATTTCGTGTTCTCGATGAAGGCGAGCAATCCGAAGGTGATGATTGAGGCCTACCGTTTGCTGGTGGCCCATCTGAACCGGTTGGGTGGCGACTGGAATTATCCGATTCACCTTGGCGTGACCGAGGCGGGGGACGGCGAGGATGGGCGGATTAAAAGTGCGATTGGAATAGGCTCACTTTTGGCGGATGGGATTGGTGATACGGTGCGGGTGAGTTTGACCGAGGATGCGATTTTTGAGATTCCGGTGGCCCAGGCGTTGGTCAAACCCTACAACGATGGAATTCCGGCGACCTTTGAAGGGGTGGCGGATGCACCGCCGGTGGCGCATGATCCGTTCAGTTACGAGCGTCGGGCGAGTGAGGTTTTGAAGGTGAATGGCATCAAGGTGGGCGGGCATGAAACGGTGGCGGTTTTCACGAGTCGCGCGAAGTGGGATGCGTTGGCGCACAAAATTGACAAGCTCGGTGATTTCAAGCCGGAGGTGGTGGTGGAAGACAGTGGCG from Phragmitibacter flavus encodes the following:
- the rseP gene encoding RIP metalloprotease RseP, yielding MDFLLNALRFIGILFLVVMVFNLMILVHELGHFLAAKWRGLKVEKFYIWFGKPIWKKKINGVEYGLGSIPAGGFVMLPQMAPMDAIEGSGETDREQLPPITPLDKIIVAFAGPLFSFLLAAFFACLVWHFGKAEYEGEKVTTIGWVLKDGPADRAGLLPGDKIVSIDGSPIKSWRGMVDSVVWGIMASEGDTIHFLVERPGQGEVKVPVAAEKPKAEVEVAWWKSIFTRPPFRQVGISAVQKLTVGGFMDDQPNSPAQEAGLLKGDEIVSVNGAKAWNIGGLNELLKASSGKPVQLGYLRGDATLEATVTPRPPDQRPADWNLDDTAFLNLGIIWDVNGERKLAHPLPQDQLWDASRTIFQTLSKLMPGSGSDIGASHLSGFIGIGNVYYRLFQNPDFWDAWLSVIWFSVVLNINLAILNMLPFPVLDGGHIVMAILEWIRRKPINIRLLEVLQTACVLLLLGFMVFVSFKDTGDIMGVGRKKEAAESAVEPKFLPPAQRSSTGNP
- the ispG gene encoding (E)-4-hydroxy-3-methylbut-2-enyl-diphosphate synthase translates to MSDRSSLLQYCPDLYHYARRETREVMVGHVGIGGKNPIRVQSMLTSDTRDAEACIAQALELAQGGCEIVRITAQTRVIAANLEHIKAGLLAQGCDVPLVADIHFQPYAAMEAAKWVEKVRVNPGNYVDKKKFAVREYTDEEYAEEVAAIEDQFVPLVKLCLEKGRAMRIGTNHGSLSDRIMNRYGDSPHGMVESALEFARIARREGYHNFVFSMKASNPKVMIEAYRLLVAHLNRLGGDWNYPIHLGVTEAGDGEDGRIKSAIGIGSLLADGIGDTVRVSLTEDAIFEIPVAQALVKPYNDGIPATFEGVADAPPVAHDPFSYERRASEVLKVNGIKVGGHETVAVFTSRAKWDALAHKIDKLGDFKPEVVVEDSGVVALDPRDDAAVQEVNSAAGVKLVTVKDGINLPVVAAYRLLAAKVEARHPILLKDSFGKDKGERLKDKEGAVASEFLDALLPAATHIGSLLCDGIGDAVLVQGESAPGQSLRISYNILQAAGTRIFKTDYVACPSCGRTLFNLQSTTQRIRAATGHLKGVRIAVMGCIVNGPGEMADADFGYVGGAPGKINLYVGKQPVKHNIPEDEAVNRLIDLIKEHDRWIDAPESTDAEALAV